A stretch of DNA from Deltaproteobacteria bacterium:
AGCCGCCGTTGAATACGATATGATCCACGAAGGTGATCGGGTCCTTGTAGGTGTTTCCGGCGGCCTTGACAGCCTGGTCCTTCTCGACCTCCTTCGTTCCCCCATGATTTATCTGCCGGCCTTTTCGGTCCTGGCCGTCAATATCGACCTCGGCTTCGATCCGTCCCATGAGGGCTATGAAATGCTCCGACGGCATTTTGAAGAGGAGCAGTGTGAATACATCATGGAGAAAACCGATATCGGAGTCCTTTCCCACAGCGACTTTAACCGCAAAAATCCCTGTTTTCTCTGTTCCCGCCTGCGCCGCAAGCGAATCGTCGAAATAGCCGAGGAACAGGAGTGCAACAAGATCGCCTTCGCCCATCACAAGGACGACATTATAGAAACCCTGCTGCTCAACATGTTCTACGCCCGCGAGATCAGCACCATGATGCCAAGACAGCCGCTCTTCCGGGGAAAGTTTCATATCATTCGCCCCCTGGCGTATATCAGAGAGCCGCTGATCAAGAAGTACGCGGCGGAGCGGTCCTTTCCCGTGATAGAGAACCCCTGCCCGTCCAGCGTAGATTCAAAGAGGAGTTATATCAAGAACCTGTTGAACGAGCTGGAAAAGGACAATCCTCAGGTCAGGGAGAACATCTTCAGGGCACTGGGCCATGTCAAACCCGATTACCTCATGAGCGGTGCCCGTGAGGTGGTGAAGAAAAAAGGGCAGGTCTTCAGAATAGTGAAGACCGGAACGATGTGAGGTCGCCAGTGGCGAAAAAGGACTCTGGTGAAAAACTGATATGCCGGAACAAGCAGGCCTTCCGAAATTATCACATAGACGATACGTACGAGGCGGGCATTGCCCTCGTCGGCACGGAGGTGAAATCCCTCCGCGAAGGGCGGGCGAACCTCAAGGACAGCTACGCCCGGATCAAGGACGGCGAGGTGTTCCTTCACGACATGCATATCAGCCCTTACACCCACGGAAACCGGGCGAATCACGAGCCGCTCCGGAAGCGGAAACTCCTCCTGCACAAACGGGAGATTCGGCGATTGTACGGAAAAACCAGTGAGAAGGGTCTTACACTGATCCCGCTGCGGGTCTACTTCAAAAACGGCAAGGTCAAGGTTGAGATTGGTCTGGCAAAGGGGAAAAAACTCTATGACAAACGGGCCGACATAAAAAAACGGGACGATCAGCGCGAGATGGAACGGGCCCTCAAGTCGCGCAAATGGAAGGAATAGGGCCGCCGCTGTGCTTGACTTCAGCGGTTATGGTTCATATAATAACAGTGTCATTCGATCTTTTACATGGGGGCGTACCGGTTTCGACGGGGATAGTTGAAGCTGGAGAAGCGTGCCGAGGTTCCTACAGGCCTCGTTAAATAGGTAGGATTAAACATAATCGCAGACAACTACGATTACGCCGTAGCCGCATAGGCTA
This window harbors:
- a CDS encoding tRNA 2-thiocytidine(32) synthetase TtcA; this translates as MIHEGDRVLVGVSGGLDSLVLLDLLRSPMIYLPAFSVLAVNIDLGFDPSHEGYEMLRRHFEEEQCEYIMEKTDIGVLSHSDFNRKNPCFLCSRLRRKRIVEIAEEQECNKIAFAHHKDDIIETLLLNMFYAREISTMMPRQPLFRGKFHIIRPLAYIREPLIKKYAAERSFPVIENPCPSSVDSKRSYIKNLLNELEKDNPQVRENIFRALGHVKPDYLMSGAREVVKKKGQVFRIVKTGTM
- the smpB gene encoding SsrA-binding protein SmpB, which gives rise to MAKKDSGEKLICRNKQAFRNYHIDDTYEAGIALVGTEVKSLREGRANLKDSYARIKDGEVFLHDMHISPYTHGNRANHEPLRKRKLLLHKREIRRLYGKTSEKGLTLIPLRVYFKNGKVKVEIGLAKGKKLYDKRADIKKRDDQREMERALKSRKWKE